In the Pongo abelii isolate AG06213 chromosome 18, NHGRI_mPonAbe1-v2.0_pri, whole genome shotgun sequence genome, gcccaaccttttttttttttttgaaatggagtttcgctcttgtggcccaggttggagtgcaatggtgcgatctcagttcactgcaacctctgcctcccaggttcaagggattcttctgcctcagcctcccgagtagctgggattacagtcaccgccaccacatctgcctaatttttgtatttttagtagagatagggtttcaccatgttggccaggtgggtcttgaactcctgacttcaggtgatctgcctgccttgacctcccagagtgcctggattataggcgtgagtcactgtgcccagccccacatttatctttcatttgttcattcatatgATGTTGATTCATTGAGCCCCTACTCAATGCAGGTACAGAGGTTGGGGAGGATAAGGAAGGGAATGAAGCCCCCTTGGCCCCTGGACTATCTTCTATGATTCCCATGAAGACGGGACAGGAAGCTTCCCCAttcattgtacagatgagaaggctgaggctcagagaagggaagtGGTTTTGCCCCAAACtgcatagctagtaagtggtgaagATAGGATTTGAACTCCGGTCTGTAAGGTAACTTTAATAAAAGAGCTGACATTTTTACTGAACTCTTCCTGGGGCCAGGCCCTGTCTTGAACACTTGACATGGTCATAACTGCTTTATGAAGTTGCTGCTGTTATTaggtcctatttatttatttatttgtttattgagacagggtctgactctcacccaggctggagggcagtggtgccatcatagctcattgaagccttgacctgggctcaagcaatcctcccacctcagcctcagcctccgcctccggaatagctggaactacagacacgcgccaccacactcgctattttttttttttttttttttttttttttagagctgtgatcttgctgtgttgcctaggctggtctcgaacccctgggctcaagtgattatctcaccttggcctcccaaagtgctgacctAAACTGGCCAGTCTGGGTCCAGTTTAGGGAGGAAGAAACAGGCATTTGGTGTCAAGCGCATGCCACTTTGTTTTGCCTTAAACAGAGCAGCTCTGTTAGGAGGGATTATCATCTgcaagatgaggaaactgaggcccccagAGAGCGGGTTGGAGAGCCCAGTTAACAGCCCCCTGCCCGTGCTCCGGGGCCCCGCTGACCCGCCGGCCGTGTCTCCGCAGGTGCAGCTCCAGGGAGACCCCTTCGGGCTGCCCAGCTTCTCGCCGCCGCGGCTGCCGGTGGCCGGCCTGAGCGCCCCGGCCCCGAGCCACGCGGGGCTGCCAGTGCACGAGCGGCTGCGGCTGGACGCGGCGGCGCTGGCCGCGCTGCCCCCGCTGCTGGACGCAGTGTGCCGCCGCCAGGCCGAGCTGAACCCGCGCGCGCCGCGCCTGCTGCGCCGCCTGGAGGACGCGGCGCGCCAGGCCCGGGCCCTGGGCGCCGCCGTGGAAGCCTTGCTGGCCGCGCTGGGCGCCGCCAACCGCGGGCCCCGGGCCGagccccccgccgccgccgcctctgcCGCCTCCGCCACCGGGGTCTTCCCCGCCAAGGTGCTGGGGCTCCGCGTTTGCGGCCTCTACCGCGAGTGGCTGAGCCGCACCGAGGGCGACCTGGGCCAGCTGCTGCCCGGGGGCTCGGCCTGAGCGCCACGGGGCAGCTCGCGCCGCCTCCTCCCGCTGGGCTCCGTCTCTCCTTCcgcttctttgtctttctctgccgcTGTCGCTGTcggtgtctgtctgtctgctctTAGCTGTCTCCATTGCCTCGGCCTTCTTTGCTTTttgtgggggagaggggaggggacgggcagggtctctgtcgcccaggctggagtgcagtggcgcgatcccagcactgcagcctcaacctcctgggctcaagccatcctcccgcctcagcttccccagcagctgggactacaggcacgcgccaccacagccggctaattttttacttaattttttgtagagacgaggtttcaccatgttgcccaggctggtcttgaactcctgggctcaagcgatcctcccgcttcagcctccctaagtgctgggattgcaggcgtgagccactgtcccagcctctctttgctttgccTGCCCCGTTCTCTTAAGTCTTGGACCCTCCTCGTCTGCATGGTAACTCCGTCTGAGTCTACCATTTTCTTGCTCTCTCCTTCCTTGGGCCTGCCTCAGTTCCCTTTGGCCTCCCCCTTTACCCAGCTCTTGGGGTGTCTCTGTTTTTTCCATCCCCGCTTCCTGCCTCCTCATGGCCCTGTGTGAGCGCATGTGTACATCTCAGCCTCATCTCAAGGAGGTGACACCTTCTCTCTTTGTCCCCGTCTGGCTATCTGTGCTTCCCTGGCCAGGGGCGTGCCTGCTGGTCCTATGGGGGGAAGGCTACTCCGCATCTCAGCCACCTTCCTCAGGCTCACTCCACCCACATCCCCAGTCTTCCACACGCCATCCCTTTGGGCCTCAGCCCTGTCCCTTTGATGTCTTCCTTTCCTTCAGCCCCTCTGCCCTGTCCCTGCACGCCTCCACTGCCTCCCACCAGATCTGTGGAGACAAAACAAGCAACACCTTAAAagagttttatttctgaaaataaattaatgttttgtaaataaaatgtttaaaaataaaaaagaaactaaagttaCCTGTATATATAGTTGTTGAAAATGGGGAGACAACTTTAGGGAGAAAAGGACCCTTGGGATGCAGCCTAGTCCCCCAGACATGCCCAAGAAGCCCAGCAGTATAAATAGAAGGCTGACAGCCCCTGGCCAGTGGTGCCCTCTGCCAGCCCAGAACAGGAAGTGGATGTGTCCTAACAGGAAACAGATGTGATGCAGTCCTTAGTTCTTCAAGAACTGGGCTTCCATGGATCAGGAAGTGGAGCCCCTGAGGACAGGAAGTGGAACAGTAGCCCCAGACAGACAGGCCAACGAGGGGAGCCAATGAACTTCAGCAGGAAGAAAGAAGCCTATCCGCTTAGAAAGGCGGGCTCTTCATACAGGGAATGAGGTAGACAGAGACAGGAAGGCAGCCCCAACCGTCCCAAAATTACAAAAAGGGGAAGGTCTCAGGGACAGCCTAGGAAGGGAACCAACTGTCCTCTCCCTGTAGAGTGACAGGTGAAGCCTCTTTGGAGAGGTGCATCTTTCTAACCAGGAAGTGGACACCCAGTACCACTGGATGGGTAACCCATGGAATGGTATCCATGGAGGTTGACCCAGACCTGGAAGGCAGGCCACAGGACCTGGGCCGGAAGGCCCTGAAATAAGGAGATTGAGGCCTGGCTCCCAGGAAATATTCCCAGACATGGCACCTAAGCCCCGTCTGCTAGACGAGGTTTATCTCCTTTTGTAGCCTACAAGCAAGGCAGAAAAGAGGCCATTGTGAAAGAGGAAGTGCTGTAGCCTCTGACAGGAAGTCCTACCCCTCTATGCTGGGTACTTAGCCTTGAGCAGAGCCAAGTCTCTCACAGCTCGGTCTGTCCAGTGGCCATATTCCCGGGTCACCATGTAGCCTCGACATTTCCTCTCAAAGGCCGAGGCCCCAAAGGCAACAAGCCCTAGAGTATCCTCTTCTGGGGGGATTGGCAGCCCCAGGGCCGTCATGCTGGTGGCCATACTGCCCAGCAGGCCTTGGGCCCTGAGTCTCGCAGCCCCGAGCTGAGCCAGCAGGATGGGACTGCCAGGGTTCAGGTCGCTCTGGTCATCCCCCACGAGCTGGAGGTGCTGGGTCAATGCCAGGAAGGCCCTCTGGGCAAGGCTCAGCCGTTCCCCATCATCCAGGGCGTGCCAGGTCTTAAAGAAGGCAGTGGCAGGAGGCAGGCTGCTGAGCTGGAGCTCAGGGGCCGAGAAGCCAGGGTCACTAAAGGGGCTGCCCTGGTACTGGAGCTGCAGgagggacagagacagacaggAGTAAGGGGACCAGAGCAGTGCCTGGGACTCTGACTTCATGCCTGCCCACTGAGACTGGCTTCTTCCCAGGAGTCATCACTTGCTGCATCTCAGGGAGCTGCTGGGATGTCCTGACACAGGGCAAGGGCCCTAGGAGGCTCAGGTGTGTCATCCTCTGCATGCTAGCTGTGCAACGTGGAGTCACAAGCTTCAGAAATTCCCACCTGGCAGTGTTATTACGAAGATTataggaaataatatatataaagcccttagcaggccgggcacggtggctcacagctgtaatcccggcactttggaaagccgagatgggcagatcacttgaggtcaggagtttgagaccagcctggttaacatgccaaaaccctgtctctactaaaaatacaaaacttagccagctGTGGCAGTGCACGCCTGctatgccagctactcaggaggctgaggcacgagaatcacttgaacccaggagacagaggttgcagtgagccgagatcataccactgcattctagcctggacgatagagtgaaattgtaaaaaaaaaaaaaaaaaaaaaaaaaaaagcacttagcacagagtCTAATATACAATACAGCATCTGATATACAATAAGGGTGTGATAAGCCAtcattaattaataatatatttatattaatatcaatCAATGAACACTATGATTACATTATTTActgtaatgttttcttttcttttactatttatttatttattttgagacagagttttgctcttgttgcccaggctggaatgcaatggtgcgatcttgacttactgcaacctctgcctcccaggttcaagcgattctcccgcctcagccccccaagtggctgggattacaggcacacgccaccacacttggctaattttgtattttcactgtgttggtcaggctggtctcgaactcctgacctcaggtgatccacctgtctcagcctcctaaagtgctgggattacaggcacgagccaccacacccagccaactgtAATATTTTAAACCAAGTATATTATTGACAATGTAGTTACAGCCTGGTATCTTTTTTATTTGTGGCATTTAGTTATGtttgtttactttattttattttatttatttcccgagatggagtcttgctctgtcacccaggctggagtgcagtggcatgatctctactcactgcaacctccacctcccgggttcaagcaattctcctgcctcagcctcccgagtagctgggattacagatatgtgccaccacgcccggctaatttttgcatttttagtagagatggagtttcaccatgttggccaggctggtctcgaactccttacctcaagtgatccaccccacctcagcctcccaaagtgctgggattacaggcataagccaccatacctggcctgttaATTTTATTACAAtcattaataaatacttgttaatattattacatttaattgAAAACCTTCCCCATCAAAGTTCTTACTTCCACAAAGTAAGATcgccagaatctttttttttttcctctgggacagggactcactctgtcaccctggctggaatgcagtggtgcaatctggcctcactgcaacctccgccttccgggttcaagagattcttttgcctcaccctcttgagtagctgggactaaaggtgtgcgccatcacacctggctaatttttgtatttttagtagagacggggttttgccatgttggccaggctggtctcgaactactgacctcaggtgatcttcccacctcagccttccaaagtgctgggattataggtgtgagccacagcccctAGCCCTGGGACCTTAGTGCACACTGATAGATGTCCTAACTGGCAGATTGCCTGGTCCCATTTTACAAGTGGAAAAACTGAGGCTAAGGGTGCCCAAGGCCATCCAAGGAATAGTGACAGCTGTGGGACTAGAAACTAGGTCGAAAGGTTCAGTCACTTCACAGGGGCCAGAAATGTAGCCCAGAGAAAGAGCTCCAGATGTCAGGGGCTCCAGGGCCACGCAGATCGTGTAAGCTGCGAAGAGGGCAGGACTGCGATGCCAGGTGGGAGTTTTGACCAACAGTATCCCTGTGCCTGCTATCGACAGGCATTCCATTCATATTCAGACTTTGAACAGGAGCTGTATGGGCCAAACAAAAACACAGCTGTGGGTCAGACTCAGCCAGCAGGCTTCCAACTTTAACTTCGAGATGGTGTGGGAGGCTATGGAAGGGGAGGAAATTCCACAGACCTGGCTTCAGATCCTGGCACTGCCAGTTATTAGCTCTGTGACCTCGGGCAAATTATTCACCCCCCTctaagactcagtttcttcatctgtaaaatggattatAATTCCACCTCCTAGAACTGTTTGAAGAGTCAGTAAGATAATGGGGGTaaaggacaggcacagtggctcacatctgtaatcccagcacattgggaggctgaggcaggtggatcagttgaggccaggagttcaagaccagcctggccaatatggtgaaaccctgtctctactaaaaatacaaacattagccaggcgtggtgacatgcacctgtaatcccagctactcgggaggctgagggacaagaatcacttgaacccgggaggcggacgttgcagtggccgagatcacaccactgcactccagcctgggtgacagacattGGGGGTAGAGTGCCAAGCAGGCATGGGCCCAGGTAATCACACAGCATGAATGGTGGGGAATTAAATGTGGCTGTGTAAAGCCCTTCTCTCTCGGTGTGTCCTTTGAACCCTGTCACAGTCCTAGGAGGTCAGCAAAGGCACGCTCAgcatcccattttgcagataagaaagcTGAGACCAAGAGAGGGAgaatgacttgcctaaggtcacccaGCCACCAGTGACATGAGTGGCACGAGTGAGTGTGGCTCTAGTGAATACTAGAGTGTTACAGGCATCCCTGTCCCCTCGGGCCTTGGAGGAGTCTTCTGGACTTGCTCTGCTTGCCCTACCCATGGCAGGGCCTGGAGGCAGCATCCCTCTCCCCTCGTCCCCTGCTCATGCCCCTTGTCACTCACGTAAGTCCACAGCAGCATTGAGGTGTTCTTCTGCATGTAGAGGGCCAGTCTATAGGCTTGACTGATGGGCTCAGGcggggagatggaggctgctgAGCTGAGGGGTGGCGACAGCAGGGTCAGCAGGCAGAGGCGGGCTGGCAGAGGAAGCCGGAGGTCAGTACCATGGCCTCGACCCTGCCTccgattcattcattcatctccaCAACTCCGGAAAAGGGCCCATCCCTTGTGGGCTACAGCGATCTTGCATGTCCAAGTCAGTGACAAACCCTCCTGCAGGTAGATTATCCTGGCCCAGAACCGTCTGAACTCCTGGCTCATTGATTCAGCTACTTGACATTTTCACTTGAATATTAGTAAGCATCTCAAACCCAAAATATCCAGGGTTTAATTCTGGAATATTCCCCCCAAGCCCCTCCTCTCCCAGGCTCCCCTGTCTCAGGTAAAGGCATTTCAATTCTTCCAATTGTTCAGGCCAAAGTCATGATGTGCTCTTtgatgcttcatttttttcttactctacACACCCAATCCCACAGGAAATCCTGCTAGCTCTATGCTTTAAAGGCAGCCAGCACAAGTGtgaattttttccttcctttagagatggcatcttgctctgtcacccaggctggaatacaggggtgtgatcataactcactgcagcctcgaattcctgggagcaggcgatcctcccacctcagcctcccaagtagctgggactacagacccacaccaccacactcagttaatttttttaattttatgtggagacagggtctcgctatattgcccagactggtctccaactcccggcctcaagcagtcctcctgcctcggcctcccagagtgctgggattacaggtgtgagccactccacctggcTGCATGCttatcttaaatgtaaatagatgcTGCCAAATTGTCCTCTCAAAGATCTGGtccaagctgggtgcagtggctcatgcctataatcccagcactttaggaggccaaggcgggaggaccacaaggtcaggagttcgagaccagcctggccaatatggtgaaaccctgtctctaccaaaaatacaaaaaaattagccaggcatggtggcagctgtctgtaatcccagctactcagaaggctgaggcaggagaattgcttgaacctaggaggcggaggttgcagtgagccaagatcaagccactgaactccagcctgggtgacacagcgagactctgtctcaaaaaaaaaaaaaaaaaaaaatgccgagcacggtggtttatgcctgtaatcccagcactttgggaggccgaggctggcagatcacgaggtcaggagttcgagattagccttgcccacatggtgaaaccccatctctgcttaaaaatgcaaaattagctgggcatggtagtgtgcacctgtaatcccagctacttaggaggctgaggcaagagaatcgcttgaacccaggaggcggaggttgcagtgagctgagatctcgccattgcactccagcctgagcaatagagtgagacttcgtctcaaaaaaaaaaaaaaaaaaaaaaaaaaaaaaaaaaaaaaaagaagaagatctAGTCCAGTTTAtgtttccaccaacagtgtgaggCCTCGGAGAGGAGGAGAATGACCTAAGGTCACCACTCAGGAGCAACGGAGATGAGAGGCAAACCCAGGGCGGCCTCCTTCATCCCCTTGCCACATTCCTGAGTTTCTAGAGTTCAGAAGCAACTCAGAGAAGCCTGAGAGGGGAGAccatttcattccttcatttGACAAACTTCGGGcttgcagtggttcacacctgcaatcccaatattttgggaagatcgcttgagccccagagttcgagaccagcctgagcaacataggagatcccatctctataaaaagtttaaaaaaatattatgccaggcacggtggttcacgcctgtaatctcagcactttggaaggccgaggcaggtagatcacttgaggtcaggggttcgagaccagcctggccaacatggtgaaaccctgtctctactaccaatacaaaaattagccagccgtggtggtgggcacctgtatcccagctactcgggagtctgaggcagtagaatcacttgaacccaggaggcagaggttgcagtgagccgaaatcgtgccactgcacaccagcctgggcaacagagcaaaaactccgtctcaaaaaaaaaaaaaaaaaaagaattagcgtAACCTGGTgtcgtgcacctgtggtcccaggtattcaggaggctgaggcaggaagatcacctgagtcctggagtttaaggctgcaatgagcaaagattctgccactgcactccagcctgggccacagagcaagaccctgtctcaaaaaccaaacaaaccaacaaaaaaagccaCAGTTGGATCACTGCACCACTTTCTGTCACACTGGCTTTACAATTTTCTTATTAGTACACATATTATGTGCCTGCAGCATGAAATTTCCATGAGGCcatggatttttgtctgtttgttcacTGCTGTCTCCCCAGATGCTTCCAACAGTACCTAGCACAtgataggcattcaataaatatttgtcgaatTAATGATGAAGGAAGCCTTGATGTGGGAGGATTTGGAGGTTTTCAGCAGGTGCAAAGAGAGCTGGACACCTGAGTCAGAGAGAGGAGGGGCTCTGCGGGTCCCCCCCTCCTGTGTCTCTGGGGCCTGGACCTCCTGCCCCTCACTCACCCAGTGGACAGCTCATGCTCTCTCCTCGGCTTCTTCCTCTCCACAGCCTCTGGGTCTTTCAGGACACCTGTCCTTCTGCCCCTCAGGTGTCTTTATACCTGGGGCTGAGCCCTGGGGCGGCccaagaggaagggagggagtcaCATCCTGGGGAGAGGGGCAGGAGTGGGCAGAGCCCTGGCAAAGAATGAGAGCCAGGCCTGGCCACGAGACAGGACAGGGAGCGGGTGGGAGGACCCAGAAGGGGGACATATGTTCCACACGGGGAGGCCTCGTGTGCAGAAGCCCCAGAGGCAGGAAACGGGTAGGGAAGGGGACACAGATGGGACCCCCAGGCCCCTCCAGCTCCCAAACTCGACCCTAAACCTTGGTggctgggagggagggggcaAGGGCGTGATGGGGATTATCCAGGGACAAAGGGGCCGCCCCGCTCCCTGCTGTTCTGCACGTCCTGGGATCCAGTTTCCCAGAGGAGGTCGCCCCCTGCTCCGCCCCACAGGGACCCAGGCGCTGGGCCGGGGCTCCCAAGGAGTTTGGAAAAACGACAGGAGGGATGGTGTGTGAGCAACATCATCGTCCACACCCAGGTTCACCCTTAGGCACAGGAACAGTCACACCTCTACACAGGCATTGGCACGTGGGCACGCACAGGCATGAGCACACACTTTCATGCGCTCATTCATTCAGGACTTATGGGCCCTGACTGTGCACCAGTCCCTGTTTTAAGTGCTGGGGACAGAGTATggaacaagacagaaaaaaatccctgcccttgtggagctACACTTTAGTAGACATGGGTACATATATGTGAGATCATGCCAGGCCTACACACATTACACACAGAGTCCCagacacatgcgtgcacacaggGGAACCTATAGTGCATCCCTGGGGGCCCAGCCAGAGGCACCTACACAGAGCAGACATGGGACACACACCTCATGTCCATAGATGCACGCAGAGGTGGGGACCAGGGGTCATGGGATCTGGCCACGTCTTAGCCTCTGATACACTAGGAGATCTCATCCCTCTGCCCAGGCACAACACACTTggacttacacacacacacctaagaCACTGTCCCTCGGAGAAGCCTTGCAGCAGAGGGGCAGGGTCGGAGAGGCAGACGCTGGGTTCTGGTCTTTCTCCAGTACTTCCCCAGTCTCTCCATCATGGAGCCAATGTTAAGTTCTCATCCCCTGCCCACCCCCTGAGTCAGGCAGTGATCGGTCAGACTCCCACCCTAGAGGGCTGGAATACTGCTCCACCCTAGCTTTCCTGGTCAGGTGGTGACCTGGAGGCAGAGGGGCCCACACAGTCACTCAagaggtgttttatttttatttttatttttattttttatttttgagatggagtctcactccgtcgcccaggcctgagtgcagtggcatgatctcggctcactgcaacctctgcctcgcctcccaggttcaagcgattcttctgcctcagcctcccgagtagccgggattacagacaagtgccaccacgcccagctaatttttatatttttagtacagacggggtttcgccatgttggtcaggctggtctcgaactcctgacctcgtgatccgcccgcctcggcctcccaaagtgctgggattacagacgtgagccactgtgcccgaccaaaAGGtgttctttttaagagacagggttggcccggccagacgcagtggctcacgcctgtaatcccaggactttgggaggccgagatgggcagtcgggagtttgagaccagcccgaccaacaaggagaaacaccgtctctactaaaaatacaaaattagccgggcgtggtggcgcatgcctgtaatcccagctactcgggaggctgaggcaggagaattgcttgaacccgggaggtggaggttgcagtgagccgagatcgcaccattgcactcgagcctgggcaacaagagcgaaactccgtctcaaaaaaaaaaaaaaaaaaaaatgctggacgcagtgtctcacgcctgtaatgccagcactttgggaggctgaggcgggtggatcacgaggtcaggagatcgagaccatcctgactaaaaaacggtgaaaccccgtctctactaaaaatacaaaaaattagctgggtgtggtggcgggcgcctgtagtctcagctactcgggaggctgaggcaggagaatggtgtgaacccaggaggtggagcttgcagtgagctgagatcacgccaccacactccagcctgggcgacagagcaagaatccgtctcaaaaaaaaaaaaaagagacagggtcggctgggcgtggtggctcacacctgtaatctcagaaatttgggaggctgaagtgggtggatcacttgaggtcaggagtttgagaccagcttggccaacatggtgaaaccctgtctctactaaagatacaaaaatattagccaggtgtggtggcacaggcctgtaatcccagctactagggaggctgaggcaggagaatcacttgaacctgggaggcggaggttgcagtgagctgagatcatgccactgcactccagcctgggtgacaaagcaagactccatctcaaaaaaaaaaaaaaaaaagagagacagggtcttgctctgttccctaggctggactgcaatggcaccatcacagctcactgtagcctccacctcccaggctcaagtgatcctcccaccttggcctttcaaaatgttgggattacagatgtgagccactgcacctgaccccagTAGATATTAACACagctcctactgtgtgccagcacCAGGGTGAATAATAAGGCAGGTAAGGTCCCTGCCTCACAGGCACACAGTCTGGTCGGGGAGACCAGCATGAAACATGTGAATTAACAAACAGCAAGGTTTCCTAAAGTGACATGGTGCTGGGAAGAAGCCCAGACAGGTTGGTGTGATGAGCTGGGTGTTGGGAAGACTTAGATAAGGAGCCTGAGGCCCAGAAAAGGGTGGCTACTTACTTGGAGTCACACAGCAGAGTCAAGGCAGATGCTAGACTCCTGTCCCCAGCTTGGGGCTGGCTGTGGGGTTCCAGATCTGAACTGTGAGCTGAAGGAGGGAGGAGGTTGAAGGAAAAGATGGATTCTGAGGTGAGGGGTCCTAAACAGGCTCTCCAAGGCTGAGGGCTGCCAGGGCTGCCCGGCAGGGCCTGTGCCAGGCAGGTGGTGATGTCAGGGGATTATAGGAGGCCCATTAAGTGGGTGCACCGAGGCGTGGGCCGTGCCATGGTAGTAGagcagggggaaggggagggacagGAGGAGGAGAGTGAGGCAGATACTCGATCTGGTACTATTCACAGGTGGACAGCGTACATGGGGCAGGCCTCACCTGGGAGGGCAGGCTAACCCCACCAGAGCCCACCACCACCCGCCTCTCTCTGgggcttccctttctctctctctgacccccaccccaggtgttttttgttttttgttttttgtgacggagtctctctctgtcgcccaggctggagtgcagtggcgtggtctaggctcactgcaacctccacctcctgggttcacaccattctcctgcctcagcctcccgagtagctggtactacaggtgcccgccaccacgcccggctaattttttgtatttttagtagagacggggtttcaccgtgttagccaggatggtctcgatcttctgacctcgtgatccgcccacctcaacctcccaaattgctgggattacaggcgtgagccccgggcccgtccttttttttttttttttttttttttttttgagatgggatcttgctctgtcacccaggctagagtgcagcggtgtgatctcggctcactgcaacctccatctcctgggttcaagtgattctcctgcctcagcctcccaagtagctggtattacgggcacatgccaccacacctggctaattcttgtatttttagtagagaca is a window encoding:
- the CTF1 gene encoding cardiotrophin-1, encoding MSRREGSLEDPQADSSVSLLPHLEAKIRQTHSLAHLLTKYAEQLLQEYVQLQGDPFGLPSFSPPRLPVAGLSAPAPSHAGLPVHERLRLDAAALAALPPLLDAVCRRQAELNPRAPRLLRRLEDAARQARALGAAVEALLAALGAANRGPRAEPPAAAASAASATGVFPAKVLGLRVCGLYREWLSRTEGDLGQLLPGGSA
- the LOC100431324 gene encoding cardiotrophin-2; its protein translation is MNRRQGRGHGTDLRLPLPARLCLLTLLSPPLSSAASISPPEPISQAYRLALYMQKNTSMLLWTYLQYQGSPFSDPGFSAPELQLSSLPPATAFFKTWHALDDGERLSLAQRAFLALTQHLQLVGDDQSDLNPGSPILLAQLGAARLRAQGLLGSMATSMTALGLPIPPEEDTLGLVAFGASAFERKCRGYMVTREYGHWTDRAVRDLALLKAKYPA